AAAAGACCATAAAGGAGCCATTTTAGATTATACAAAAACTATAGCATTAGAACCTAGAAATTCGGATGCTTATTATTTTCGTGGCCTAAATAAAGTAGCATTAAAAAACTTTAAAGACGTTATGAATGATTATGCAAATGCGATAAAATTAAGACCCGATCATGCTGAAGTATATGCTGATAGAGCTTCGCTTGAAATGCAATTTAAAGAATATAAAAAAGCTATGCTAGATTATAATAAAGCTATTGAATTAAATGACATCAATCCTGAATTCTATTTAAAGAGAGGCAAATTAAAAGTCAAAATTGGTCAGCAAAAAAGTGCTTGTGATGACTTTAAAAAATGCTGTGAATTAGATGAAAATTTTAAATCAAAATTACCTAAAGTTAATTGTAACTAATTACATAATGAAAAAAATACATTTTTTTAGTTTTCTTCTAATTTCAATTTTTGGTTATGCTCAGAATGAACCTGTCAAAATAGAAGGAGAAGCTCAAGGTACAACTTATCATATCACTTATTTTGATAAGAAAAATAGAAATCTGAAACCTGAAATTGAGAAATTATTAAAAGACTTTGATAAATCTGTT
The window above is part of the Flavobacterium sp. N1994 genome. Proteins encoded here:
- a CDS encoding tetratricopeptide repeat protein, producing MKILFLFLITMTSITNANSQTLKEEYKEKASQHFYKEEFKESLECYTKIIQLYPNDSSAYNFRGQLYELLHDYKNAIADYTKQIAIDPTFADSYFFRAMAKEKVKDHKGAILDYTKTIALEPRNSDAYYFRGLNKVALKNFKDVMNDYANAIKLRPDHAEVYADRASLEMQFKEYKKAMLDYNKAIELNDINPEFYLKRGKLKVKIGQQKSACDDFKKCCELDENFKSKLPKVNCN